In one Caballeronia sp. M1242 genomic region, the following are encoded:
- a CDS encoding LysR family transcriptional regulator translates to MQKGPKFDAAKLNWDDLRYFLEVARTQRASGAAKRLGVDYTTVARRVRALEDALGTLLFDKSRSGGFVLTAEGQRLLGFVDAMETTVQSAAEQIANTGHALSGHVRVGSTEGFGCFFLAPHLARFQDAHPNITIDLLPVPHFVSLSKREADIAVTLERPEQGQYVYTKLCDYRLKLYATPGYLDAHAPIRAKDDLREHRFASYIDDLAFSHELLYLERAVPGAVSRWRSTSAIAQYHAALQGRALAILPCFMASPDARLVPVLPEEIVVTRAFFLSCREDLRRLRRITAVWDYLRAAAELNHAFLLGDAPEIGWVDIKSS, encoded by the coding sequence ATGCAAAAAGGCCCGAAGTTCGACGCCGCGAAACTGAACTGGGACGACCTGCGCTATTTCCTCGAAGTGGCGCGCACGCAGCGCGCGAGCGGCGCGGCCAAGCGCCTGGGCGTGGACTACACGACGGTCGCGCGGCGCGTGCGCGCGCTGGAAGACGCGCTCGGCACGCTGCTCTTCGACAAGTCGCGCAGCGGCGGCTTCGTGCTGACCGCGGAGGGCCAGCGACTGCTCGGCTTCGTCGACGCGATGGAAACCACGGTGCAATCCGCCGCCGAGCAGATCGCCAACACGGGACACGCGCTGTCGGGCCACGTGCGGGTCGGGTCAACGGAAGGCTTCGGCTGCTTCTTTCTCGCGCCGCATCTCGCGCGGTTTCAGGACGCGCATCCGAACATCACCATCGACCTGTTGCCGGTGCCGCACTTCGTGAGCCTCTCGAAGCGCGAGGCGGATATCGCGGTGACGCTCGAACGCCCCGAGCAAGGCCAATACGTCTACACCAAGCTCTGCGACTATCGCCTGAAGCTCTACGCGACGCCCGGCTATCTCGACGCCCACGCGCCGATCCGCGCGAAAGACGATCTGCGCGAGCACCGCTTTGCAAGCTATATCGACGACCTCGCGTTCAGTCACGAACTGCTGTATCTGGAGCGCGCGGTGCCGGGCGCGGTGTCGCGCTGGCGCAGCACGAGCGCGATCGCGCAGTATCACGCCGCGTTGCAGGGACGCGCGCTCGCCATTCTGCCGTGCTTCATGGCGTCGCCGGACGCGCGGCTCGTGCCCGTGCTGCCGGAAGAGATCGTCGTGACGCGCGCGTTCTTCCTGTCGTGTCGCGAAGACTTGCGCCGGCTGAGGCGCATCACCGCCGTCTGGGACTACCTGCGCGCGGCCGCCGAGCTGAACCACGCGTTCCTCTTGGGCGACGCGCCCGAGATCGGCTGGGTGGACATCAAGTCCTCCTGA
- a CDS encoding SDR family oxidoreductase: MQKALAGQIALVTGGSSGIGAGVAKALADAGAHVAINYHSHAEPAEKLADEIAALGGEAFAVGADVSDERAVDAMFDAVVQRYGTVDIVVANSGLQQDAKFVDMTLDQWRKVIDTNLTGQFLTAQRAVREFVRRGPRPVSKALGKIICMSSVHEVIPWAGHVNYASSKGGIQMLMKSLAQEVAPQRIRVNSIAPGAIRTPINQDAWDSKEALDRLLTLVPYGRIGEVDDIGRAAVWLASDDSDYVVGTTLFVDGGMTLYPGFADNG, encoded by the coding sequence ATGCAAAAAGCCCTCGCAGGCCAGATTGCGCTCGTGACCGGCGGCAGCTCCGGCATCGGCGCGGGCGTCGCGAAGGCGCTGGCGGACGCCGGCGCGCACGTCGCCATCAACTATCACTCGCACGCGGAGCCGGCTGAAAAGCTGGCCGACGAGATTGCGGCGCTCGGCGGCGAGGCGTTCGCCGTCGGCGCGGACGTTTCGGACGAGAGAGCCGTCGACGCCATGTTCGACGCCGTCGTGCAACGCTACGGCACGGTGGATATCGTCGTCGCGAATTCGGGATTGCAGCAGGACGCGAAGTTCGTCGACATGACGCTCGATCAGTGGCGCAAGGTCATCGACACGAATCTGACCGGGCAATTCCTGACGGCGCAGCGCGCGGTGCGCGAGTTCGTGCGGCGCGGGCCGCGGCCGGTGTCGAAGGCGCTCGGCAAGATCATCTGCATGAGTTCGGTGCACGAAGTCATTCCGTGGGCGGGGCATGTGAACTACGCTTCGTCCAAGGGCGGCATTCAGATGCTGATGAAGTCGCTCGCGCAGGAGGTCGCGCCGCAGCGCATTCGCGTCAATTCGATCGCACCGGGCGCGATCCGCACGCCGATCAACCAGGACGCGTGGGATTCGAAGGAAGCGCTCGACCGCCTGCTGACACTCGTGCCGTACGGACGGATCGGCGAGGTGGACGACATCGGCCGCGCCGCCGTCTGGCTCGCGTCCGATGACAGCGATTACGTCGTCGGCACGACGCTCTTCGTCGATGGGGGCATGACGCTGTATCCGGGCTTCGCCGACAACGGCTGA
- a CDS encoding dihydrolipoyl dehydrogenase — MNTIEVDVAVIGAGTAGMAAFRAARDAGVKAVLIESGELGTTCARVGCMPSKLLLAAANGLHDARSLAARGIEGTHALDADSARVMEYVRGERDHFVRGIVEEIDAFPDGSLLRGQARFEAPGRLRVGESTRVEAKSVVIATGAAASVPDELRVFGDKLITSDDLFELRRLPKRMAVFGTGPLSLELGQALARLSVEVFMFGKGGSVAALSDTPVREALTAALADEFYLDPDGRIEDMSLQDGRPTLRFKSRDGATRTEQFDLVLAATGRAPNLKPLALEHAGIELNEKGVPRFDESTMQCGDSAIFIAGDCDGTRPWLQDAADEGKLAGENAARFPDVQPVKRKIPFSIVFCEPQVVIVGASYESLDKQMTVTGAVSFETQGRSRVMRQNRGLLHVYADAKTGRLRGAQGCGPALEHVGHLLAWAIQLELTLDDALKLPFYHPVVEEGLRTALRDASNKWYAERAAKPPNLASAAGC; from the coding sequence ATGAACACGATCGAAGTGGATGTCGCCGTGATCGGCGCGGGCACGGCGGGCATGGCCGCGTTTCGCGCGGCGCGCGATGCGGGCGTGAAGGCAGTGCTGATCGAAAGCGGCGAACTCGGAACGACGTGCGCGCGCGTCGGCTGCATGCCGTCGAAGTTGCTGCTCGCCGCCGCGAACGGCCTGCACGACGCCCGCTCGCTCGCGGCGCGCGGCATCGAAGGCACGCACGCCCTCGATGCCGACTCGGCGCGCGTCATGGAGTACGTGCGCGGGGAGCGCGATCACTTCGTGCGCGGCATCGTCGAGGAAATCGACGCGTTCCCGGACGGCTCATTGCTGCGCGGACAGGCGCGCTTCGAAGCGCCGGGGCGTCTGCGCGTCGGCGAAAGCACGCGGGTCGAGGCGAAAAGCGTCGTCATCGCGACGGGCGCGGCGGCCAGCGTGCCCGACGAGCTCAGAGTCTTCGGCGACAAGCTCATCACGAGCGACGATCTCTTCGAACTGCGCAGGCTGCCCAAGCGCATGGCCGTGTTCGGCACCGGTCCGCTTTCGCTGGAATTGGGGCAGGCGCTCGCGAGACTGTCGGTGGAAGTCTTCATGTTCGGCAAGGGCGGCAGCGTGGCGGCGCTCTCCGACACGCCCGTGCGCGAAGCGCTGACGGCTGCGCTCGCCGACGAGTTCTATCTCGATCCGGACGGCCGAATCGAGGATATGTCGTTGCAAGACGGCCGGCCGACGCTGCGCTTCAAGTCACGCGACGGCGCCACGCGCACCGAACAATTCGACCTCGTGCTCGCCGCCACGGGCCGCGCGCCGAATCTGAAGCCGCTCGCGCTGGAACACGCCGGCATCGAACTGAACGAAAAGGGCGTGCCGCGCTTCGACGAATCCACGATGCAGTGCGGCGACAGCGCTATCTTTATCGCCGGTGACTGCGACGGCACGCGTCCGTGGCTCCAGGACGCCGCCGACGAAGGCAAGCTCGCCGGCGAAAACGCCGCGCGTTTCCCCGACGTGCAGCCGGTGAAGCGCAAGATTCCGTTCTCGATCGTGTTCTGCGAGCCGCAAGTCGTGATCGTCGGCGCGTCGTACGAATCGCTCGACAAGCAGATGACGGTGACGGGCGCGGTGTCGTTCGAAACGCAGGGACGCAGCCGCGTCATGCGCCAGAACCGCGGCCTGCTGCACGTCTACGCCGACGCGAAAACCGGCCGACTGCGCGGCGCGCAAGGCTGCGGCCCGGCGCTCGAGCACGTCGGCCATTTGCTCGCCTGGGCGATTCAGCTCGAACTGACGCTCGACGACGCGCTGAAGCTGCCGTTCTATCACCCGGTCGTCGAGGAAGGCTTGCGCACCGCATTGCGCGACGCCAGCAACAAGTGGTACGCCGAACGCGCCGCCAAGCCGCCAAACCTCGCGAGCGCGGCGGGCTGCTAG
- a CDS encoding M23 family metallopeptidase, which produces MSFVIWSRRSVSSQRVRFVEARTARTIAVIGLIALLIAALALGIAIGTTFARSHLGEEQAFVSRRSFEIEQLGRIDADIGALVPRVAALAAQVGELRDFDARLKAAPGAGTAAGVHDVPPLPDSEGAASALDGAGGPELPPRLCNAERAHDGTPSQRLKDAQKVIGCLSDTLSQLQGQAIAHYTAYMAFPGRDPAPGSHFGSPYGNRIDPFTGHVSFHPGLDLVAPTGTPILASAGGRVVQAGERNGYGNAVDIRHGNGTVTRYGHASRILVTEGQYVMPGDEIAEVGSTGRSTGPHLHFEVIVGGAQLNPKPYLMLFRQKPNAQG; this is translated from the coding sequence ATGTCGTTCGTCATCTGGTCAAGACGCTCCGTGTCGAGCCAGCGCGTGCGCTTCGTCGAGGCGCGCACGGCTCGGACCATCGCCGTCATCGGACTGATTGCGCTTCTGATCGCCGCGCTCGCGCTCGGCATTGCCATCGGCACGACGTTCGCACGCAGTCATCTCGGCGAGGAGCAGGCGTTCGTGTCGCGCCGTTCCTTTGAGATCGAGCAGCTCGGGCGCATCGACGCCGACATCGGCGCGCTCGTGCCGCGCGTCGCGGCGCTCGCGGCTCAGGTCGGCGAGTTGCGCGATTTCGATGCCCGGCTGAAGGCCGCGCCCGGCGCGGGGACGGCCGCCGGCGTGCACGACGTGCCGCCGCTGCCCGACAGCGAAGGCGCCGCCAGCGCGCTCGACGGCGCGGGCGGACCCGAACTGCCGCCGCGTCTTTGCAACGCGGAGCGCGCGCACGACGGCACGCCTTCGCAGCGCCTCAAGGATGCGCAAAAGGTCATCGGCTGCCTGAGCGACACGCTCTCGCAGCTGCAAGGCCAGGCCATCGCGCATTACACCGCGTACATGGCGTTTCCCGGCCGCGATCCCGCGCCCGGCTCGCATTTCGGCTCGCCGTACGGCAACCGCATCGACCCGTTCACCGGACACGTGAGCTTTCATCCGGGACTCGATCTCGTCGCGCCGACCGGCACGCCGATTCTCGCGAGCGCGGGCGGGCGCGTCGTTCAGGCGGGCGAGCGCAACGGCTACGGCAACGCGGTGGATATCCGCCACGGAAACGGCACGGTGACGCGCTACGGCCACGCGTCGCGCATTCTCGTGACCGAAGGCCAGTACGTGATGCCGGGCGACGAGATCGCCGAAGTCGGCTCGACGGGCCGCTCGACCGGGCCGCATCTGCACTTCGAAGTGATCGTGGGCGGCGCGCAGCTCAATCCGAAGCCTTATCTCATGCTCTTCAGGCAGAAACCCAATGCGCAAGGCTGA
- the mmsB gene encoding 3-hydroxyisobutyrate dehydrogenase produces MRIGFIGLGHMGGPMAANLLKAGHAVTAFDLSPPALDAAKTAGATLANSPRAASEGAEVVITMLPAAPHVKAVYLNDDGVLAGVSAGVPLIDSSTIDPATAKLIGEAAAAHGNPFADAPVSGGVVGAQAGTLTFMVGADEALFETLRPVLSGMGKNMVRCGETGTGQIAKICNNLLLGISMIGVAEAMKLGETLGIDPSKLAAIINTSTGRCWSSDTCNPYPGIVETAPASRGYSGGFGADLMLKDLGLAVDAARGAKQPVFMGAIAQQLYQSMSQQGLGGLDFSGIIKLYGKHL; encoded by the coding sequence ATGCGAATCGGTTTTATCGGACTGGGGCACATGGGCGGCCCGATGGCCGCGAATCTGCTGAAGGCGGGGCACGCGGTGACGGCTTTCGATCTCTCGCCGCCCGCGCTCGACGCGGCCAAAACGGCGGGCGCGACGCTCGCCAATTCGCCGCGCGCCGCATCGGAAGGCGCGGAAGTCGTGATCACGATGCTGCCCGCCGCGCCGCACGTCAAAGCCGTCTATTTGAACGATGACGGCGTGCTGGCGGGCGTAAGCGCGGGCGTGCCGCTCATCGACAGCAGCACGATCGATCCGGCCACCGCGAAGCTCATCGGCGAGGCCGCGGCGGCGCACGGCAATCCGTTCGCGGATGCGCCGGTGTCGGGCGGCGTGGTCGGCGCGCAGGCGGGCACGCTCACCTTCATGGTCGGCGCGGACGAGGCGCTCTTCGAAACGCTGCGGCCGGTGCTTTCGGGCATGGGCAAGAACATGGTGCGCTGCGGCGAGACGGGCACCGGACAGATCGCGAAGATCTGCAACAACCTCTTGCTCGGCATCTCGATGATCGGCGTCGCCGAAGCGATGAAGCTCGGCGAAACGCTGGGCATCGATCCTTCGAAGCTGGCTGCGATCATCAACACGTCGACGGGGCGGTGCTGGAGTTCGGATACGTGTAATCCGTATCCGGGTATTGTCGAGACAGCGCCGGCATCGCGCGGTTATAGCGGCGGCTTCGGCGCGGACCTGATGCTGAAGGATCTCGGCCTCGCCGTGGATGCGGCGCGCGGCGCAAAGCAGCCTGTTTTCATGGGCGCAATCGCGCAGCAACTCTATCAATCGATGAGTCAGCAAGGTCTCGGCGGACTCGATTTTTCAGGCATCATCAAGTTATACGGCAAGCATTTATGA
- a CDS encoding CoA-acylating methylmalonate-semialdehyde dehydrogenase translates to MNIVAEHPAQGARPGASVRTAKLLIDGAFVESTTGEWRDIVNPATQEIVGRVPFATTDEVNAAVAAAQKAFETWRTTPLGTRMRLMLRFQDLIRQNMKRIAQTLTAEQGKTLADAEGDIFRGLEVVEHACGIGTLQMGEFAENVAGGVDTYTLRQPIGVCAGITPFNFPAMIPLWMFPMAIVCGNTFVLKPSEQDPLSTMELVELAMEAGVPPGVLNVVHGGKEVVDALCTHPDIKAVSFVGSTAVGTHVYNLASQHGKRVQSMMGAKNHAVVLPDANKEQTLNALAGAGFGAAGQRCMATSVVVLVGASKDWLPDLVERARSLKVNAGTEPGADLGPVVSRAAKERILGMIAKGVEEGATLALDGRDITVTGYENGNFIGPTIFSDVTTDMAIYKTEIFGPVLCVLEAATLDDAIALVNRNPMGNGVGLFTQSGAAARKFQSEIDIGQVGINIAIPVPVPSFSFTGSRGSKLGDLGPYGKQVVQFYTQTKTVTARWFDDATVNDGVNTTISLR, encoded by the coding sequence GTGAATATCGTTGCTGAACATCCGGCGCAGGGTGCGCGCCCCGGCGCGTCCGTGCGCACCGCCAAACTGCTGATCGACGGCGCGTTCGTCGAATCGACAACGGGCGAATGGCGGGACATCGTCAATCCGGCGACGCAGGAAATAGTCGGCCGCGTGCCGTTCGCGACGACGGACGAGGTGAACGCCGCGGTCGCCGCCGCGCAGAAGGCGTTCGAGACGTGGCGCACGACGCCGCTCGGCACGCGCATGCGGCTCATGCTTCGCTTTCAGGACCTGATTCGCCAAAACATGAAGCGCATCGCGCAGACGCTGACCGCCGAGCAGGGAAAGACGCTCGCGGACGCGGAAGGCGATATCTTCCGCGGCCTCGAAGTGGTGGAACACGCGTGCGGCATCGGCACGCTGCAAATGGGCGAATTCGCGGAGAACGTCGCGGGCGGCGTCGACACGTACACGCTGCGCCAGCCGATCGGCGTCTGCGCCGGCATCACGCCGTTCAATTTCCCGGCGATGATCCCGCTCTGGATGTTCCCGATGGCGATCGTCTGCGGCAACACCTTCGTGCTGAAGCCGTCCGAACAAGACCCGCTTTCGACGATGGAACTGGTCGAACTGGCGATGGAAGCGGGCGTGCCGCCGGGCGTGCTCAACGTCGTGCATGGCGGCAAAGAGGTGGTCGATGCGCTCTGTACGCATCCGGATATCAAGGCGGTGTCGTTCGTCGGCTCCACGGCGGTCGGCACGCATGTCTACAACCTCGCGAGCCAGCACGGCAAGCGCGTCCAGTCGATGATGGGCGCGAAGAACCACGCAGTCGTGCTCCCGGACGCGAACAAGGAGCAGACGCTCAACGCGCTGGCCGGCGCGGGCTTCGGCGCGGCGGGACAGCGTTGCATGGCGACGTCGGTGGTCGTGCTCGTGGGCGCGTCGAAGGACTGGCTGCCGGACCTCGTCGAACGCGCGCGGTCTCTGAAGGTGAACGCGGGCACGGAGCCGGGCGCGGACTTGGGGCCGGTCGTGTCGCGCGCGGCGAAGGAGCGGATTCTCGGCATGATCGCGAAAGGCGTGGAAGAGGGCGCGACGCTTGCGCTCGACGGCCGCGATATCACCGTGACCGGCTACGAGAACGGCAACTTCATCGGCCCGACCATTTTCTCGGACGTGACCACCGACATGGCCATCTACAAGACGGAGATCTTCGGGCCGGTGCTGTGCGTGCTCGAAGCGGCCACGCTCGACGACGCCATCGCGCTCGTCAACCGCAATCCGATGGGCAACGGCGTCGGTCTCTTCACGCAGAGCGGGGCGGCGGCGCGCAAGTTTCAGAGCGAGATCGACATCGGACAAGTGGGCATCAACATTGCGATTCCGGTGCCGGTGCCGTCGTTCAGCTTCACGGGTTCGCGCGGCTCCAAGCTCGGCGATCTCGGGCCGTACGGCAAGCAGGTCGTGCAGTTCTACACGCAGACGAAGACGGTCACGGCGCGCTGGTTCGACGACGCCACCGTGAACGACGGCGTCAACACGACCATTTCGCTCCGATAA